A genomic region of Zea mays cultivar B73 chromosome 6, Zm-B73-REFERENCE-NAM-5.0, whole genome shotgun sequence contains the following coding sequences:
- the LOC100285296 gene encoding xylanase inhibitor protein 1 precursor produces the protein MSSFGRNSWCILVLASVLLLSCLADTAVAKRTGELTVFWGRNKEEGTLREACDTGLYNTVIISFYSVFGHGRYALDLSGHPLDGVGADIKHCQSLGIPVFLSIGGGGNHYSIPSSASAEAVADNLWNAFLGGGNSDVPRPFGDAAVNGIDFYIDDHSAPGDHYDELARRLDYFNSMYYHATTKYVRLTATPRCAFPPDDPMARALRTGLFERIHVRFYGDADKCSYKNGDVSGVVDQWSKWTARYPKSQLYVGLAAAESGVPDHAPPPVEVYLKYLYYDLLPKVQKAPNYGGVMVWNRFTDNRTGYSGAVKGWAACSYAGCVN, from the coding sequence ATGTCGTCGTTCGGACGCAATTCATGGTGTATCCTCGTGCTGGCCTCCGTGCTCCTCCTGTCCTGCCTCGCCGACACGGCCGTGGCCAAGCGAACAGGCGAGCtcaccgtcttctggggccgGAACAAGGAGGAGGGCACACTGCGTGAGGCCTGCGACACCGGGCTCTACAACACCGTCATCATCTCCTTCTACAGcgtgttcggccacggccgctacGCCCTCGACCTCTCCGGCCACCCGCTGGACGGCGTCGGCGCCGACATCAAGCACTGCCAGTCCCTGGGCATCCCGGTCTTCCTCTCCATCGGCGGCGGGGGAAACCACTACTCCATCCCTTCCTCCGCGTCCGCGGAGGCCGTCGCGGACAACCTGTGGAACGCGttcctcggcggcggcaacagCGACGTGCCCCGCCCCTTCGGTGACGCGGCGGTCAACGGCATCGACTTCTACATCGACGACCACAGCGCACCGGGCGACCACTACGACGAGCTCGCGCGCCGTCTCGACTACTTCAACAGCATGTACTACCACGCCACGACGAAGTACGTACGGCTGACGGCGACGCCGCGGTGCGCGTTCCCGCCCGACGACCCCATGGCGCGGGCGCTGCGGACGGGGCTGTTCGAGCGCATCCACGTCCGCTTCTACGGCGACGCCGACAAGTGCTCGTACAAGAACGGCGACGTGTCCGGCGTCGTGGACCAGTGGAGCAAGTGGACGGCGAGGTACCCCAAGAGCCAGCTTTACGTGGGGCTCGCCGCGGCCGAGAGCGGCGTGCCGGACCACGCGCCGCCCCCCGTTGAGGTCTACCTCAAATACCTCTACTACGATCTGCTGCCCAAGGTGCAGAAGGCGCCCAACTATGGTGGCGTCATGGTCTGGAATAGGTTCACCGACAACAGGACCGGATACAGCGGCGCCGTCAAGGGCTGGGCGGCTTGCAGCTATGCTGGCTGTGTTAACTAA